From Phycisphaerae bacterium:
GCCGGTTTGAGGGCGTAGTCCGAAGGTTGCGAGTTGGGTACCGCGGTCTTGGGAATGACCAACGCTTCCGGGGGCATCGAATCGTCAAGCGGCTGCAGGATCTCCCGGTCGAACTCACCCCCGCTGTCGATCCAAGTACTGACCGCGTACTTCTTCGGCTTGCAGCCGCCCGCAACCACAATCACGACGACCAGAGTCAGGGTCGCGAGGTCGCGAAATGACCGTGTCCGGATCATTCCTTAGCCTCCAAATGCTCAATCTGGCCAGCGAGACGTCGAACCACCGTCAGGGCCTGCCGCGGCGTCTCGGAATCCGGCCTGAACGGTAGGGCGATCGCCACTAGGCGTTGGCGGACTTCGGCGCAGCCACAGGCGGGCACGTCCTTCAGGATACGCTCCAGGTCAGCCAGGTCGGCTCCTTCGCCATCGCCTCCGCCTTCCCTGCGGACCATGAAACCGGCGACCTTGCCCGTGTAAGGGTAGGGGGCGGTCAGGGTGGCGAACTGCCGGTCCGCGGGGCAGGCAATCCAGGCCGATCGGGCTTTCGGGGTCTCGACCACTGCCATCCACCACTGCCGGCCAGTCTGATTCACTCCAAAACCGAGGTCGTACCGATAGCAGAACAGGGACACCAGACCCTCCGGAGTCACGCCGTGAAGAATGTGCGAGACCTGGCGGCGATGTCCCTGGCGGATCAGATTCAAGTCGTAGTACCGCTCGTGCAGGCCGATCAGGTCCTCGGCGGAGTAGTTCAGATGCCACTCGCGGCTCAAGCTGCGGACACTGCCGATCTGACGCCGCCGCGCGAGCATGGCACATAATGTGACACCCGCAACCGCAGCCAGACCAACCGTGAACAACAGCGAGGGCATGCTTCAGAGATACTCCATGACGACCACCCAAACCAGTGACCCTGTGCTTGACCCCTTGGCTGGGGGGCGTAGGATACGAGCCTGTGTGTTCACTATAGAGATGACGATCCGGGTCGTCGAGAGGTGGCCGCGAATCAACGGGAGGGTGCCCTTGTCCTGCAATCTGGATGATCTGGTGGGCTGCGAGGTCGTCCTGGACACCGCCGGACCGATCATCTACTTGGGCAAGCTGCACTCGTACGACGAACGAGGGTTCTGGCTCCAGGACGCCGATCTGCACAACAGCAGCGAAGGCCACGCGACGCGTGAACAGTACATCGTCGAAGCGGCCCGTGACGGCATCCGGACGAACCGTCGATATGTGTTCGTTCTTCGACAGGCGGTGTACAGCCTGTCCGCCCTGGCGGACGTGGTGACAGACTGAAAACGAAGGAAGAACCGTGCTAATGCGAGTCTTCGTGACAGGCGGCGCGGGGTACGTCGGCAGCCATTGCGTGAAGCACCTCGTCGCCCACGGGCATGAGGTCGTGGTGTACGACAACCTCGTCTACGGACATCGCGCCGCCGTCCCCGGCAACGTCAGGTTCGTCAAGGGTGACTTGGGGGACGCTCCAACGTTGCGCGCGGCACTCACCGCCGGTCCCTTTGACGCGGTGATGCACTTCGCGGCATTTGCCTACGTCGGCGAATCGGTGACCGAGCCGCTCAAGTACTACCGGAACAACGTGGCCAATACCCTGGGTCTGCTCGAGGCCATGCACGTCGTGGGTGTCAGGCGGCTCGTCTTCAGCTCAACATGCGCAACCTACGGCGTCCCCGATCGCGTTCCCATCACCGAGTTCACCGCCCAGAATCCGATCAATCCGTACGGCCGGTCCAAGCTCATGGTCGAGTGGATGCTCCAGGACTCGGCCCGGGCGTGGGGTCTGGGAGCATGCGCCCTGCGATACTTCAACGCCTCCGGGGCGGCGGCGGATGGCTCGATCGGCGAAGACCACAAGCCGGAAACCCACCTCATCCCGATCGTGCTCCAGGTGGCTCTGGGGCAGCGCCCCCACGTCGGCGTATTCGGTACGGACTACGATACGCCTGACGGTACATGCGTTCGGGACTACATACACGTGGATGACTTGGCCAGCGCCCATCGCTTGGCAATCGAGGCAATCAGACCCGGGGAGGCGCGGTTCTACAACGTGGGCACGGGCAAGGGGAATAGCGTCAAGGAGGTCATTGACGCCGCGGCCCGAGTCACCAGCCGCACCATCCCCTCCGATCCCAACCCGCGTCGGCCGGGTGATCCGCCCGTACTGGTGGCGGACGGCGACAAGATCCGTCGGGAACTCGGCTGGCAGCCAGCCTACACCGACATCGAACAGATAATCGCGTCCGCCTGGCGTTGGCATGAGGCCCACCCGAACGGTTATGAGGCTTGAGTACTGGCGTGAAACGGCGGAGAGTTGAGAAGCCGGAAAAAACCGGTCGGCGGAGTGACGCCCCCTCACCGGAGCTTCCCAGCCGGCCAACCGACCGACCCGATGACATCCTGCGCCGATGGCCGGTCCTCGTGCTGGCCGCTACCACCTGGCTGCTCACGCTGCCGCTGTTCGAGCCGCAATCATGGTGGCCACTCGGCTTCGTCGCATTCGTTCCCTGGGTCGTGGCCACCTGCGCAGCTCGTCAAACACGCTGGATGTGCTTCGTGGCCTATCTGCTGGGTACGGCCTACTTCCTCATGCATCTGCGCTGGCTGGGCGTGACCACCGCGGCCGGCCATGTCGCCGCCTCGCTCTACCTGGCCATCTACTTCGTTCCCGCGGCTTGGGCGGTACACCACATGTATCGCCGGCGGCACATCAACGTCGTACTCGCCTTCGCCGTGGCCTGGACCGCCCTGGAGTTGATCCGCAGCCGCGGGCCGCTCGCCTTCCCCTGGTTTCTCCTCGGTCACAGCCAGATCCGCTTGCTGCCCATGATCCAGGTGGCCGACCTGGCCGGGGTCGGCGGCGTCACCTTCGTGCTGGCCGCTGTCAACGGCTTGATCGCGTCCGTCGTCCTGAGATCCCTCCCCGAATGGAAAACGGGAAGGTTCAGGTTGCGGCGACCGGGATGGCCGTCGATGCTCGGCGTGGCCGGGCTGGTGCTGGCGACCCTCGTCTACGGCCGGACCCAGCTGAGTAGGGGCGTCGTGACCGAGGGGCCCCGGGTCGGCGTAGTTCAGGGTGACTTCCTGCTCGATACCACGTCCGGATACGATCCGCGAAAGGAGGCATCCAAGGCCGCCGCGTACTTCGACATGGTGGATCAGGCGGCTTCGTCATCACCGGACATGATCGTTCTGCCTGAGACGCCCTGGGCCATGATTCTGAATGACGAGGCCCGGCAGATCTACGCCTCAGCAAAGGCCTATCACAAAGAGTTCGTCAGACTGGCCCAGGAGCGGCGTGCTTACATCACCGTGGGGGCCATGTCGGTCATTCCCAAAACCCAGGGATCCTATCCCGAGGAGCTGCGACACAACTCGGCTTTCGTCTACTCGCCCAGCGATCCCGAACCCAAACGCTACGACAAGATCCACCTTGTGCCGTTCGGCGAGTTCGTGCCTTTTCGCTACACGCGGCGGCTGTTCTGGCTGTACCGGTTCTTGAACGACGGCTCCTTCAACCCGTGGGGGCGCGGCGGAAACGAGTACTCGCTCACCCCCGGCCGGGATTTCGCCACTTTCCCCCTGCCCAGCCCCCTGACCCCCGGCCGCGACGCTCGCTTCGGCATTACCATCTGTTATGAGGACGTGATCCCCCACGTCTTTCGCGGTTTTGTCACCGATCCGACCGGTAACAAAAAGGCCGATTTCATGCTCAATATCAGCAACGACGGTTGGTTCGGACGCGGGGAGCAGCAGCCTCAGCACCTCGTGAATTGCGCGTTCCGGGCGGTCGAGAATCGGGTCGCGGTTGCCCGGTCGGTCAATACCGGGGTGAGCGGTTTCATCAACTCCGACGGCTCCTGGCATAATCTGGTGTCCGATCCGGGTGGACGGCCCCGGGCGGGCGGTACCGGCTTCCGCGTCGCCCGAATCCCCCTCGACCCGCGGGTGTCGTTCTACAGCCGATACGGCGACGTATTCAGCTGGTCGTGCGCGATCGTCACCCTCGGCGCCCTTGTGGATTCGATGGTTCTGTGGATGATGGGTCGTCGTGCGTCCCGTGCGATCCTGGACAATTCGGAGAAACAGAGGAACCCATGATGCGGCAGCGGGCTCTTTCACGTCGGGCGGCATGGTTGTGGACGATGGCTACGGTGGTCAGTGGGGGCTGTGCCGCCACCTCAACACCGCCGCCGGAACCCCAACTGCGTGAGTTGGCCACCCAGTGCCTGCGAAACGGGGCTCGCCTTGCGAATCGCCCCGATGTCCGTAGCATGGCCACGGAAGCCATTGCCAGAGCCCTCAAGAATGAAGCCCCGCTCGTGCTCCGCGAGGCACTGAAGGACGAGCACCCGGTCGTGAGATTCACGGCCTGCATGGGGCTCGGCGAGTTGAACAGCGTTGACGCGAAGGACGCCATCCGGCCGCTTCTCAACGATTCCAGCGGCAGTGTGAAGGTCGCGGCCTACTTCGCCCTCGAGCGGATGGGTGATGCCTCCCACCGCCTGGCCTGGCGCGACGCAGTCACAAGTGCGGAGGATCCGGCCGTCCGTCGTAACGCGGTCACCGCCCTGGGGCGGCTGAAAGACAAAAAGGTCTGCGCTCTGCTCTGGAAGGCGGCAGCGGGCGATTCAGACGAGGGCGTCCGTATTCAGGCGGTGGAATCGCTGGCCTACCTGGGCGACACCCAGGCAATCAGTCGGCTGATTCACGACGCATATGGCGGCCTGGCCTTCAAACAGCCCTTCTCGCTGCTGGCGCTGGGGCACGTGAAGGACGACCGCGTCATTCCGGCCTTGCGTGCCCGTTTGGCAGGCGCCCAGTACCTCGAGGCCAGATTGGCGGCCGCGCGGAGCCTGGGCATGCAGGGCCTGGCCGATGGATACAACCTCGCCCTGCAGTCGCTCGACTGGAATCAGCCGAGATCCGATCTGCCCGACGACCCACCGGTGAACCAGATCATGCGCGTGCGGATGATGGCCACACTTGCCCTCGGCGATATCGGCAAGCGGGAAGCGCTCGGACCGCTGACCCAGGTGATGAAAAACCCGGATGACGAGCGAATCCAGGTGGCCGCCGCCACCTCCATCCTGATGATCCTCAACGCCGAGGGGGCCAGGCCCTGGGCTGGCCGGTAGCAACTGCAATGCGATGGCTCCCGTTCACCATACTGGCGGTTCTTGCCCTTGTGCTTCAAACCACGGTGGCTCAGTGGGTCCATATCTACAGCCGAGACATCTGGCCGAACTGCATGTTCATCCTCGCGGTGCACTACGCCTTGTGGGGACCCTGGCCGGACGCCGCCATCGCCGCCTGGATTCTGGGCTTCGCCGTCGATCTGCAGACGATCAGCAGCGGAGGAGGCGTGGGCCTGTATGCCTTCTCGTTCGGCGGCAGCGCCTGGATTATCATGCGTATCCGTCATGCGTTCGTCCGCGATCATGCCCTGACTCAAGTGCTGGTCACCTTGACCTTCACCTTGCTCATCGAGCTGCTCGTGGGCGCGTACCGGCAAAGAGGAGCTTGGTCGCGGGACGGTGCCGCGGCCGTCTGGTGGCCGGCGATGGGCAGGGCCGTCTATACCTCCGCGTTGGCACCGTATCTGCACTGGCCGCTGGTCAAGCTCGGGCGCTGGACGGGGCTGAAGCCGCAGACAAGATGATGCCGCAGGTTGCCTCGTGACGACTGCGGAGCCGAAAATGAAAACGGGAGAATGCCGGGACGGTGTTGCAGCGGTGAGTCTTCGAAAGTCGACGACGGCCGCTTCGGCCGAGAATGAACGGCTCAACACAGATGGCTGAAAGCTGATAGCTCCGCTTGTTCGAAACGCGGCTCAAAGTACTGTTGATTCTCCTGGCTCTGCCCGCCCTGGCAGTGATCGCCCGGCTTGCGCAAATGCAGGTGCTTCACCGCTCGACTTACGCCAATGACGCCCAACGCATGCTGATTCGGCAGGCCAAGTACTTCCCTTGCCTGAGGGGGACTATCGTCGACCGCACCGGTCACCTGCTGGCGTCGGATGCGACGGCATGGGATATCTGCGTTCACTACGGGGTCATCGCCGGCGACGTCGAGGCGTTGCGCGACCTGCAGCGGAAGCGAGCCAAGGACCGGCGGTGGCGAGGTTTCGACGATGGACTGCGTGCCGAAATCGAGGAATCCTGGCAGCTCATTTCCGATATGACCGCCACAACCCGCGAGGACCTCGCGGCGGAAGCGGAGAATATCCGGGCTCAGGTGCTCCGCGTCAAGGCGAGTGTCAGTGCTCGCCGCGGCGTGGAGACGGTCGTCGAAGAGGAGCGCATGGCCCATCCCGTCGTTCGTGGCCTGAGCCAGGAGCAGCAGGTGGCGGCCAGCGTGCGGCTCGCCCGGTACTTCTGGATCGAGGTCCTGCCGAGCCACACGCGTCAGTACGCCGGCGGCGAGGCGATGAGCCATATTCTCGGGCGGCTGGGCCCGGTCGACGCAGAAACGGTGGAGCGCGATCCGAACCGCGAGGACGATCTCGCCCGGTACCGTCTGAGCGACATGCGGGGTATCAGCGGCGTCGAGGCGCTTGGCGAATCATGCCTGCGC
This genomic window contains:
- the galE gene encoding UDP-glucose 4-epimerase GalE, which encodes MRVFVTGGAGYVGSHCVKHLVAHGHEVVVYDNLVYGHRAAVPGNVRFVKGDLGDAPTLRAALTAGPFDAVMHFAAFAYVGESVTEPLKYYRNNVANTLGLLEAMHVVGVRRLVFSSTCATYGVPDRVPITEFTAQNPINPYGRSKLMVEWMLQDSARAWGLGACALRYFNASGAAADGSIGEDHKPETHLIPIVLQVALGQRPHVGVFGTDYDTPDGTCVRDYIHVDDLASAHRLAIEAIRPGEARFYNVGTGKGNSVKEVIDAAARVTSRTIPSDPNPRRPGDPPVLVADGDKIRRELGWQPAYTDIEQIIASAWRWHEAHPNGYEA
- the lnt gene encoding apolipoprotein N-acyltransferase translates to MKRRRVEKPEKTGRRSDAPSPELPSRPTDRPDDILRRWPVLVLAATTWLLTLPLFEPQSWWPLGFVAFVPWVVATCAARQTRWMCFVAYLLGTAYFLMHLRWLGVTTAAGHVAASLYLAIYFVPAAWAVHHMYRRRHINVVLAFAVAWTALELIRSRGPLAFPWFLLGHSQIRLLPMIQVADLAGVGGVTFVLAAVNGLIASVVLRSLPEWKTGRFRLRRPGWPSMLGVAGLVLATLVYGRTQLSRGVVTEGPRVGVVQGDFLLDTTSGYDPRKEASKAAAYFDMVDQAASSSPDMIVLPETPWAMILNDEARQIYASAKAYHKEFVRLAQERRAYITVGAMSVIPKTQGSYPEELRHNSAFVYSPSDPEPKRYDKIHLVPFGEFVPFRYTRRLFWLYRFLNDGSFNPWGRGGNEYSLTPGRDFATFPLPSPLTPGRDARFGITICYEDVIPHVFRGFVTDPTGNKKADFMLNISNDGWFGRGEQQPQHLVNCAFRAVENRVAVARSVNTGVSGFINSDGSWHNLVSDPGGRPRAGGTGFRVARIPLDPRVSFYSRYGDVFSWSCAIVTLGALVDSMVLWMMGRRASRAILDNSEKQRNP
- a CDS encoding HEAT repeat domain-containing protein; translated protein: MATVVSGGCAATSTPPPEPQLRELATQCLRNGARLANRPDVRSMATEAIARALKNEAPLVLREALKDEHPVVRFTACMGLGELNSVDAKDAIRPLLNDSSGSVKVAAYFALERMGDASHRLAWRDAVTSAEDPAVRRNAVTALGRLKDKKVCALLWKAAAGDSDEGVRIQAVESLAYLGDTQAISRLIHDAYGGLAFKQPFSLLALGHVKDDRVIPALRARLAGAQYLEARLAAARSLGMQGLADGYNLALQSLDWNQPRSDLPDDPPVNQIMRVRMMATLALGDIGKREALGPLTQVMKNPDDERIQVAAATSILMILNAEGARPWAGR
- the mreD gene encoding rod shape-determining protein MreD; protein product: MRWLPFTILAVLALVLQTTVAQWVHIYSRDIWPNCMFILAVHYALWGPWPDAAIAAWILGFAVDLQTISSGGGVGLYAFSFGGSAWIIMRIRHAFVRDHALTQVLVTLTFTLLIELLVGAYRQRGAWSRDGAAAVWWPAMGRAVYTSALAPYLHWPLVKLGRWTGLKPQTR